GCTTAAAAATTTTCGACGATTCATAAAGCCGCCATTTTTATCCATTTCATAATTGATATTTCCTTTTGACCGTTAAGTGCTCAAGTGGAATTGATAAGTAGAGCTTTACTTAAACAGCGCCTGAGGCCCGAGCACTCCTTGCCATAAACCGCCACACTACTTTTCATCTGAATAATTTCGGACTACATTAGACAAACCTCGAATCTGAATTTTCTCACTCACCGCTCGGTTTACTGACCGGTATCTGAGCATACAGCACTTAGTCCATATCGTTACTACTTGATGTAACCCCACTCCTTCAGCCGCTGATACGCATATTGCGCCAGTTTCCCCTGCCGGACCTGGTTCAGATATCGGATGTAGGCCTTCGCAGCCGGATCGATTTTCTGCATGCCTTCCAGGGAAAGACCCTTGAAGAACACCGTGTTGGGATTTCCCGGAAGAAGCCGCTCGTAGGTAGAAAAATCCTCATGGGCGGCTTCGTATTTTTTTGTGCGGATCTTGGCAATGCCGCTGATATGACAGCCTTGGGCCTCATCGGGATAGACCTGCCTGGCCCTGTCCGCATAGCGCTCCGCCTCGCCGTCTTTCTTCTGGACCAGCTGGCACTTGGCCATCAGCAGCAAGCCTGTGTAATCGTCAGGAACCTGGACAAGGGCCTGCTTGAACAGTTCTTCGGCCTGACTGTAAGCTTCCCTGCCCATGGCCGCTTCACCCTCCTGCATCGTTTTAAGGGCGGCTTTGATTTTTCTAAGATCGGCGGTAGCGTCCATGTATCGCTCTCGAAACAATGGCTGGCCGCTGTACTGCCGGTAATCGTCGGTGGCCTGGCTCACCGATGTCTGGTAGCGTTCAGCGCTCATGGGATGGGTGGCAAAGAGAAGATCCGTGGCACCGGACTTGTGCCGGCTCATGCTGTTGAGCATCTCCATGAGGCCCACCATGCCCTGGGGACCGTAGCCGGACCTGGCCATGTATTCCATGCCCAGGCTGTCTGCCTGGCGTTCGTTGTCCCGGCTGTATGAGGCCAGCAGGGCGCCCGAGCCCAGCTGACCGAGCTGCCCGGCAATCTTGCCGGCGCCTGATCCCAGGGCCGCACCGGTCAGGATGGAAAGTCCGCCTGCGGCCATGCCGGCCAGCGCGGCCTTTGACATGATTTCCGCGGTATGCCTGGCATTGACGTGGCCCAGTTCATGCCCCAGCAGGGCCGCCAGCTCCGCCTCATTATCAAGCTCCAGCAGGATTCCCCGGGTGCAGGCGATGCTGCCGCCGGGAAACGCGTAAGCGTTTACATAATTGGCGTTGACGCAGTGAAAGTTGTAAGGCATATGGCTGCGGTGGGTGTTGGCGGCAATCCGCTTGCCGGTGGCCTGGATGTAGTCCTGCAAGCCTCGGTCCCGGACGGTCCCGTAATCCGAAGAAAGCTGGTGCGGCGACTGCTGCCGGTCGACCGCTATCTCCTGCTGTTCATCCACGATCATGAACTGGGATTTTCCCGTGACCGGGTTGACGGCACACCCCGCGGTCAGCCCGGCAGCGGCCATGCCGGTCATAATCAGAAATTCACGGCGGCTCAGTCCGTTGATCACTCTTCTGGAAACACGCATATGTCCACTATCGATTAAGATCCAAAATTCGATGAGTTTCAAGTAATTGCCCGATGACTTCGATTAACGAAGCACACGCAAACTTGAGGTCACAATTTGTGACCTCAAGTTTGCGAACTCATCCCTCCCAAGTTCAAACATAAAATCTTCAGGAAAACGATCAATATTTCTCTTGACAGCCTGCTTTAACACCTTGGTTTCAACTCCATAACGTTCTGACAGATCCCTATCCAGCATGATCTTTTGGCCGCGTATGAGATATATTTTACTTGTAATCCGCGCAACCGGAACTTCCGTACTCATGACAAGAGCTGCTCCTCATTTTAAAAATCATATGACTTCATCAATCTCTTCCGCAATCCGCCGAGCGGCTTCCCGCGGGTCGTCTGCGTTGCGAATGGGACGACCGATAACCAGGTAATCGGCGCCGTCCTTGACGGCCTGGGCCGGAGTGGTGATTCGTTTCTGATCATCTTTGCCTGCGTCCCAGAGTGGCCTGATCCCCGGGGTGACGGCAACAAAATCCTTGCCGAATTTCGCTTTCACGGATTTTACTTCAAGGCCGGAGCAGACGATTCCGGTGCAGCCGGCGGCCTTGGCCATTGACGCCCGTTTCATGACAAGGGCGGACAGATCGCCGGCATACTCCGGGCTGAAACCGGCCGCCTGGATGTCTTTAGCGGAAACGCTGGTCAGAACCGTAACGCCGAGAACACCGACGCTCCGGCCTGCGGCATCAACCGCCGCCTGCAGCATTGCCGGCGACTCGCCGCAGTGAACCGTTGCAAACTGAACGCCCAGGTCTGCAATGACCTTCATGGCGCCCGCAACCGTTGCCGGAATGTCGTGAAGTTTCAAATCCAAAAAAATTCCCGCAGGACCGCACGCTTGAATCAGTTTTACGATTTCAGGCCCGGAACGGACAAACAGCTCCAATCCGACTTTAAACATGCCCACATCATCCGCCAGCAGTTCAACGTACTTCCGAGCTTCAGCCGCTGTGGGAACGTCCAGGGGGAAAATAATATAGTCTTTTGAGGGTTTCATGCACATCCTTTTATGTTGGCTTGCAAAGGGTTGTGGCAATTCTCAATTCTCAATTGCCAATTGCCAGTTGTCAGCCTATCCCCCTTCAGCCTTGCCGGTAATGATCTTCCATCCACTCCCGGTAAGCGCCGCTTTTCACCCGCTCAACCCAGTCCCGTTTTTCCATGTACCAGGCAATTGTTTTGCGGATGCCGGTCTTAAACGACTCGATCGGCTCCCAGCCCAATTCCCGCTGCAGTCTTGAAAAATCGATGGCATATCGCAAATCATGACCGGGCCGGTCTTTGACAAACTGAATCAGGTCCCGGTGCGGGCGCTTGTCCGGCAGCGGTTCCATATCGTCCAAGAGATCACATATCATCCTGACGACATCGATGTTGCGCATCTCGCCGCGGCCGCCGATATTGTAGGTTTTTCCCGGCTCGCCCCTTTTCATGACTTCCCACACCGCCCGGCAGTGGTCCTCGACATACAGCCAGTCCCTGATGTTGCGGCCGTCGCCATAGATTGGCAGGGCGCTGCCTTCTATACCATTGAGGATGATCAGCGGAATGAGTTTTTCCGGAAACTGATAGGGGCCGTAATTGTTGGAGCAGTTCGACAGGGTTACGGGCAGGCCGTATGTTTTAAAGTAGGCCCGCACCAGATGATCGGAGGCCGCTTTGGAGGCGGAATAGGGACTGCTGGGGTCATAGGGGGTGTCTTCCCTGAAATAACCGTCAGCCCCCAGGGACCCGTAGACTTCATCCGTGCTGATATGATGAAAACGGATCAGCCGGCCTTGATGCCCCCGGGCGGCTTCCAGCAGATTAAAGGTGCCGACGATGTTGGTCTGGACAAACGCATCCGGTGCTGCAATCGACCGGTCCACATGCGATTCTGCGGCAAAATGGCAAACCGAGTCGATTTCAAATTCACTGAAAATCTTTGCCAGAGCAGCGGCATCGCAAATATCGACTTTTTGAAAATAATACCGGTCGGAAAACGTTTGTTCAATATCTGCCAGGTTTTCCGGATTGCCCGCATAGGTCAGCTTGTCGGCATTGACGATGCGGCCTGAAAAGTCGGATTCCACTAACAGATATCGGATAAAATTTGCCCCGATAAAACCGGCGCCGCCTGTAACCAGCATATTTTTCATAAGATCCCTTAAAGGCGTTTATGGTAAATGCTGTTTAGACAATTCTGTTTAAATTGAAAACGCCTTGCGTGACGATAGGATGCTTGGATGCTATGACGTCAAGGCGTTGCCCTTTAAGCTTCCCGGCTTCCCAGCCTCCCAGCTTTATCGCTTATTTTCACTTCCCCTGAACCGTTCGACTGAGCTCGCCGCAAGCCCTGGATCTCTTGAACCATCGAATCCTTTTCTTTTACCTCTCGGGCGTGATCAGGTTCAGCGCACGGGGCAACAGGTCTATGACAACCGGCAGGGTCCCGGGCTGCTCGCCGTCAATATCCAGCAAGACCCGCTGGGACGACGACGCCTCTATTTTTCTGCCGGTAACGGAAAATACATTCTTCACCTGCAAAATCCGGCCGTTATACAGCCGTGGCAGATTGAGCAGCACTTCCGGCACGCTCAGATCGCCGATGACGGTGACATGAAACAACCCGTCATCAACAGACGCATCCGGCGCAACCCACATCCCGCCGCCGTGGTACTGACCGTTGGAAACGGCCACATTCCATACGATGCAGGTCTGTCTAAAATGATCATCAATTTTCAGATAGACCTTTTTTTTGCCGTACTGAAATATGGATACCAAGGTTGCCCATATAAAGGATACAAAGGGGCCAAACGGTTTGGCGGTCCGGTTGACCCGCTGGTCGACCTCTCCGCCCAGGCCGAAACTGCTGATGTTATGAAAATAGCGGCAGCGGGTATTGCCGTCATGGTCTTTATAATGAAGTCTGCCGACATCGACGGCGCACACGTTGTTTGCAGCGATCACCCCCACAGCCTGTTTGATATTGCCCGGTATCTGAACCGTTTTGATAAAATCACACCCGGTCCCGTTGGGAATAAAGCCCAGTCGGACGCCGGAACGAACGCTTTCTGCGTGGGCCATGTAGCCGTTGAGCACCTCGTTGAGGGTCCCGTCCCCACCGACGCAGACCACCTGATCCGCCCCTGAAGCGATGGCCTCTTTGGCAAAACAGCCGGCATCCCCGGGACCGGTGGTAATGTAATACTCAAATGGAGCCAGGCTGCTTTTGGCCAGCACGCGGATATGCGGCCAGTTCAAACCGGTGGAGCCGTTGCCGGCATTGGGATTGACGATAAACACACGCTTTGGTGTCACGGCCACACTCCTGGTTGACAGTCGTTATCCCCGAGCCGCACTGCTTGCCGGAGGCGCTAATTTCGTAAGCTTTTCGCTGTTCAAAAATGCGGTTGCTGCCGACGCACTCTTTATGTCTGTGGTGAATCATTAAAAAATACGTTATGATATTTACGAAACAGAGGACTTAATTCATCATATAGACCAAAATCGGCATCCGATAAAGCATTTTTTCAATTCCCCTGCTAGCGTTAAAAAAAATATTGAAATAATTAGCTTTAAATTGTATTAGTTTCAAATAAAGGATTTTTCGGAAGTCTTTACCCGGTGATCGGAACCCACTATTTTTACCCCGGAATGATTTATGGCAAAAACTGACACAATGCATTCCCGCCTGCGGATGCTTCCCGGCGTCGACCACCTTCTTGAAATTTCCAAAGAAGACCCATTCTTTCAGACCCTTCCGAAATCTGTTCTGGTCCGCGCCATCCGCACCGTCATTGAAATGCTTCGGGCGGAAATTCTTTCCGGCAAAGCCGATGACCCTGAAAAAGCCCTCAGCGAACCTTCGATCCTGGCAACCGTCAAGACCGCCGCCCGTGCGCTCATGGCCCCGAAGCTGGCCCCTGTCATTAATGCAACCGGAGTGGTGATCCATACCAATCTGGGCCGTTCCGTCCTCTGTGATAAAGCCCTTGAGCAGCTGACAGACATCGCCGGCGGATACTCCAATCTGGAGTTTGATCTTAAAACCGGAAAACGGGGCTCGCGCTATTCCAGCGTGGAAGACATTCTCTGCGAACTCTCCGGCGCGGAAGCCGCCCTGGTTGTCAACAACAATGCCGGCGCTGTCTTCCTGGCGCTGGACACCATTGCCAAGGATAAACAGGTCCTGATATCCAGAGGAGAACTCGTTGAAATCGGCGGATCATTCCGCATTCCGGATGTCATGGCCAAAAGCGGTGCGATCCTGAAAGAAGTGGGCACCACCAACCGGACCCATCCCGAAGACTATGAAGGTTCCATTGGAAGCCATACCGGCCTGCTGCTGAAGGTCCATAAAAGCAACTACAGCGTCGAGGGGTTTACCGCGGAAGTTTCGCTGAAAGAGCTGGTGGCGCTCGGGCAAAAGTATCAGATTGCGGTGATGGAAGATCTCGGCAGCGGGACCTTTATTGATTTCTCCCGCTACGGACTGATAAAGGAACCCACCGTTCAGGACTCCGTCAGAACCGGTGCGGACGTGGTCACGTTCAGCGGCGACAAGCTTCTGGGGGGACCCCAGGCCGGCATTATTGTCGGCCGCAAAGAAATGCTGGACCGCATCAAAAAAACCCCCCTCGCCCGGGCCCTGCGGATCGACAAGCTGACGCTGGCGGCGCTGGAGGCGACCCTGTCGTTATACCGGGATGAACCCCGGGCAATGGCATCCATCCCGACCCTGCGGATGATGACGCTGCCCATCGATGTGATCCGGAAAAAAGCCAATAAACTCCGAAGACGGCTCATGGCGCTGAAATCTCCGGACCTGCAGGTTAAGTCCCTGCAGCTGGATTCCCGGGTCGGGGGCGGTGCGCTGCCGCTTCTGAAACTTCCCAGTTTCTGTTTGGGCGTCACGGTGCAGGGGATGCCCGCCAACGGCATCGACGACTACTTGCGGCAGTCTAAACCCGCCGTCATCGGCCGGATTGAAGATGATTTTTTTATCATGGACCTGCGCACCGTCCGGGACAGCGAGATTCCGGTCATTGCTGCCGCATTCAAAGGCCTACTGGAAAGGACGGCCCCATGACCAAGCAGCAGGAACTTATTCGCAGACGCGCTTCAACCCGGCAATTTTTACTATCCCGAACAGACCCCGAGGCCAAACCCAAACCGACCTTCAAGGCTGCCGCCGTCACTCCGGATCCTTTACTGGAAGCCTACCCCCAGGCTCTCAGCAACCGCAAATTTCTGAACCATGCCATGGCCGAACTCTATATGTGCCAAAAGTTCAGCGCCCTGGTCATGCGCATCGATAATTTTCGCAGCAATCCGTCCGAAACCCGGCTGACGACGGACTGTCTGTTGGCCGCGGCTGAAATCATCGACACCTTTTGTAAAACCGCAAACGGGTTGTGGGGCCGCTTAAAGTCAGATGAACTTGGGTGCTTCTTTCCGGAAAAAACCGCTCTGTTTTCTTTGAAGACAGCCAAGAAAATCCGCAAAGCACTTACCGCTCACTGCCGGGAAACCGTTTCCATCGGAATCGCGGCTTACCCGACCATCACCTTTTCCAAGCGCCAGGTGCTTGAAAACGCCTACAAGGCCCTTGACCATGCCGCTTTTTTCGGCCCCGGCAGCTGCGTCTCCTTTGATGCCGTCAGCTTGAACATCAGCGGCGATAAGCGTTACCATGAAGGCGACATCCCCGGCGCCATTGAAGAATTTAAGCTGGCCCTGCTGCTGGACCCGGCCAATGTAAATGTCCACAACAGTCTGGGCGTTTGTTACGGCCTCCAGGGATCTTTTGAAAAAGCCCTGGAAACATTTTCAACCGCCATTCAGCTGGATGCCGGCGAAGCCATGTCCGTCTATAACGCCGGTCTGGTCCACATGCTGTCCGGCCAACAGGAAAAGGCGCTGACGCGCTTTCTCGAAGCGCTGAACATTTCAAAAGACGTGTTTGAAATCCTGTTTCAAACCGGCCGGCTATACCTGGAGATGGGCGACTTTGAAAACGCCCGGCGCTATCTTGAAAAAGCAGCCGACCGCCATCCGACCGCCGGATCGGTTTATCGTTACCTCGGCGACTGTTATGTGGCCGGCGCCATGCCCGCCAAGGCGGCCGACGCCTACCGCAAGGCCATCAAACTGAATCCCAATGACGCAGCTGCGCTTTCCGCCCTGGGAGACCTGTTTGGGGTGATGGGCGAAAATGCGGAGATTGCCATCATGTTCTGCCGGCAAAGCATCGAAATCTCCCCCGACAACGGCCTCTTCCGCCACCGTTTGGGAACGCTTTATCTAGATCAAAATATGCTGGAACCGGCCTTAAATGAATTTAAAAAGGCCGTAAAGCTCGGCCATGATTCCACTCAATTCATAGACAAGATCCGGGACCGCTTGATGGCAAAGGCCTCTTAATGGTTACAGCATGATTAGAAGAAAAGGACACGCCTGATTTATGAAAGACATCATTCTGGAGGCGCTCTCAGACAGCATCCGGGTCAAGGAAGCGTTCATCACCGGCCATCTCGACCGGATCATTCAGGCTGCTGAAATGGTGGCGACCGCCATCGTTTCAGGCCATAAACTGCTTGTTTTTGGAAACGGCGGCAGCGCCGCCGACGCTCAGCATATCGCTGCGGAATTCATCAACCGCTTCCGGATCGAACGGCAGCCGCTGGCCGCCCTGGCCCTGACAACGGACACATCCATCATCACCAGCATCGCCAACGACTACCATTTTGACGAAATATTTGAAAAGCAGCTCCGGGCCCTGGGGAAAAAG
The nucleotide sequence above comes from Desulfobacterales bacterium. Encoded proteins:
- a CDS encoding tetratricopeptide repeat protein, whose translation is MTKQQELIRRRASTRQFLLSRTDPEAKPKPTFKAAAVTPDPLLEAYPQALSNRKFLNHAMAELYMCQKFSALVMRIDNFRSNPSETRLTTDCLLAAAEIIDTFCKTANGLWGRLKSDELGCFFPEKTALFSLKTAKKIRKALTAHCRETVSIGIAAYPTITFSKRQVLENAYKALDHAAFFGPGSCVSFDAVSLNISGDKRYHEGDIPGAIEEFKLALLLDPANVNVHNSLGVCYGLQGSFEKALETFSTAIQLDAGEAMSVYNAGLVHMLSGQQEKALTRFLEALNISKDVFEILFQTGRLYLEMGDFENARRYLEKAADRHPTAGSVYRYLGDCYVAGAMPAKAADAYRKAIKLNPNDAAALSALGDLFGVMGENAEIAIMFCRQSIEISPDNGLFRHRLGTLYLDQNMLEPALNEFKKAVKLGHDSTQFIDKIRDRLMAKAS
- the pyrF gene encoding orotidine-5'-phosphate decarboxylase, translating into MKPSKDYIIFPLDVPTAAEARKYVELLADDVGMFKVGLELFVRSGPEIVKLIQACGPAGIFLDLKLHDIPATVAGAMKVIADLGVQFATVHCGESPAMLQAAVDAAGRSVGVLGVTVLTSVSAKDIQAAGFSPEYAGDLSALVMKRASMAKAAGCTGIVCSGLEVKSVKAKFGKDFVAVTPGIRPLWDAGKDDQKRITTPAQAVKDGADYLVIGRPIRNADDPREAARRIAEEIDEVI
- a CDS encoding D-sedoheptulose 7-phosphate isomerase, with amino-acid sequence MKDIILEALSDSIRVKEAFITGHLDRIIQAAEMVATAIVSGHKLLVFGNGGSAADAQHIAAEFINRFRIERQPLAALALTTDTSIITSIANDYHFDEIFEKQLRALGKKGDIALGISTSGNSRNVIRAAAAAKEIGLLTVGLTGPGGKLSEMVDLNFAVESRITARIQEAHIMLGHLLCELVDRILFLEKF
- a CDS encoding ORF6N domain-containing protein produces the protein MSTEVPVARITSKIYLIRGQKIMLDRDLSERYGVETKVLKQAVKRNIDRFPEDFMFELGRDEFANLRSQIVTSSLRVLR
- the rfbB gene encoding dTDP-glucose 4,6-dehydratase; translated protein: MKNMLVTGGAGFIGANFIRYLLVESDFSGRIVNADKLTYAGNPENLADIEQTFSDRYYFQKVDICDAAALAKIFSEFEIDSVCHFAAESHVDRSIAAPDAFVQTNIVGTFNLLEAARGHQGRLIRFHHISTDEVYGSLGADGYFREDTPYDPSSPYSASKAASDHLVRAYFKTYGLPVTLSNCSNNYGPYQFPEKLIPLIILNGIEGSALPIYGDGRNIRDWLYVEDHCRAVWEVMKRGEPGKTYNIGGRGEMRNIDVVRMICDLLDDMEPLPDKRPHRDLIQFVKDRPGHDLRYAIDFSRLQRELGWEPIESFKTGIRKTIAWYMEKRDWVERVKSGAYREWMEDHYRQG
- a CDS encoding M48 family metalloprotease; translated protein: MRVSRRVINGLSRREFLIMTGMAAAGLTAGCAVNPVTGKSQFMIVDEQQEIAVDRQQSPHQLSSDYGTVRDRGLQDYIQATGKRIAANTHRSHMPYNFHCVNANYVNAYAFPGGSIACTRGILLELDNEAELAALLGHELGHVNARHTAEIMSKAALAGMAAGGLSILTGAALGSGAGKIAGQLGQLGSGALLASYSRDNERQADSLGMEYMARSGYGPQGMVGLMEMLNSMSRHKSGATDLLFATHPMSAERYQTSVSQATDDYRQYSGQPLFRERYMDATADLRKIKAALKTMQEGEAAMGREAYSQAEELFKQALVQVPDDYTGLLLMAKCQLVQKKDGEAERYADRARQVYPDEAQGCHISGIAKIRTKKYEAAHEDFSTYERLLPGNPNTVFFKGLSLEGMQKIDPAAKAYIRYLNQVRQGKLAQYAYQRLKEWGYIK
- the selA gene encoding L-seryl-tRNA(Sec) selenium transferase, giving the protein MAKTDTMHSRLRMLPGVDHLLEISKEDPFFQTLPKSVLVRAIRTVIEMLRAEILSGKADDPEKALSEPSILATVKTAARALMAPKLAPVINATGVVIHTNLGRSVLCDKALEQLTDIAGGYSNLEFDLKTGKRGSRYSSVEDILCELSGAEAALVVNNNAGAVFLALDTIAKDKQVLISRGELVEIGGSFRIPDVMAKSGAILKEVGTTNRTHPEDYEGSIGSHTGLLLKVHKSNYSVEGFTAEVSLKELVALGQKYQIAVMEDLGSGTFIDFSRYGLIKEPTVQDSVRTGADVVTFSGDKLLGGPQAGIIVGRKEMLDRIKKTPLARALRIDKLTLAALEATLSLYRDEPRAMASIPTLRMMTLPIDVIRKKANKLRRRLMALKSPDLQVKSLQLDSRVGGGALPLLKLPSFCLGVTVQGMPANGIDDYLRQSKPAVIGRIEDDFFIMDLRTVRDSEIPVIAAAFKGLLERTAP
- a CDS encoding diacylglycerol kinase family lipid kinase; the protein is MTPKRVFIVNPNAGNGSTGLNWPHIRVLAKSSLAPFEYYITTGPGDAGCFAKEAIASGADQVVCVGGDGTLNEVLNGYMAHAESVRSGVRLGFIPNGTGCDFIKTVQIPGNIKQAVGVIAANNVCAVDVGRLHYKDHDGNTRCRYFHNISSFGLGGEVDQRVNRTAKPFGPFVSFIWATLVSIFQYGKKKVYLKIDDHFRQTCIVWNVAVSNGQYHGGGMWVAPDASVDDGLFHVTVIGDLSVPEVLLNLPRLYNGRILQVKNVFSVTGRKIEASSSQRVLLDIDGEQPGTLPVVIDLLPRALNLITPER